CACTAGCAGAATTAGTCAAAGCAGCCTATAGGGATAATTCTCAATAGAGTGACAATTAATAGCCAGATTAAAATAATATGACACTAACAGAGACATTACCAACAGAGTTTAGGCAGAGGTGTGAAGGAATTGCCACCGAGCAACGTAGTTTATTAAGATTACGAGCATTTGACTCATTACCCGCAGATATGCTAACGGCTCAAATGAATGCAAAAATTGTGACACCCGAACAGATTCCCAGCTTAGACCCTAGTATCGTGGAGATATTGCTCAATAGTGACCAATGGTCAGCAGGAATTATTAATCAAAACCCACTCTGGATTATCAACAATCCACGCCATACTCCCGCACGACGTGAATCAAACCTGATGCACGAGTTTGGACACTTGCTATTAAGACATAAAATCGTCCGCTTTGATCCAAATACTGGGCTTCCTCTGCGCCGACAAAACGATGAAAATGAAGCAACTTATTTAGGTGGCTGTCTTCAAATTCCACGCCGGGGATTACTCTGGGCTGTTCAGCGTCAAATGACACAGACGCAAATAGCGTTGCATTTTCATGCAAGTGAGGAAATGGTGCGATTCCGTAGCAATGTCACAGGCGTAAATATCAGATAAATATTGTATAAAAACTTGGATGCGGCAAATTTTTCAAGTCATAACTTAAGTTTCATCGATTTGTAGTGAGGTTAAATCAACATGAGTTCTGGGAAGAAACTGCGATCGCCCTCCAGACAAAAGTGATGTATGCAATCGCATTGATTGAATTGTTTGCACTTACTTACTTTGATAAAACTATGCTTTGACGGAT
Above is a genomic segment from Nostoc sp. MS1 containing:
- a CDS encoding ImmA/IrrE family metallo-endopeptidase; translation: MTLTETLPTEFRQRCEGIATEQRSLLRLRAFDSLPADMLTAQMNAKIVTPEQIPSLDPSIVEILLNSDQWSAGIINQNPLWIINNPRHTPARRESNLMHEFGHLLLRHKIVRFDPNTGLPLRRQNDENEATYLGGCLQIPRRGLLWAVQRQMTQTQIALHFHASEEMVRFRSNVTGVNIR